A part of Crassostrea angulata isolate pt1a10 chromosome 5, ASM2561291v2, whole genome shotgun sequence genomic DNA contains:
- the LOC128183053 gene encoding uncharacterized protein LOC128183053, producing MLIQLNSKMEKIFKLYIVISIFGLSDIHCMRTPRFFTTKDYGYMYLNEYGISTSGLTFITFQVQACSDVHIALKSHMKEQPIEIALGGLRNTRSCIRLTPRGNCLVTNLGSVLDCKGYRSFTVYWGDRQILVEKGNTTAEKSSIFLSLPLNYNLDDVNVGISTGFGSSGRWIIEDIHCMRTTRISTTRKYRYRYLDEYGISSSGSNFISFQVQACSDAHIALKSQMKEQPIETVIGGCRNKRSCIRLTPQGNCLATNRVAVLNCKEYRSFTVYWGNGKIVVRKGNTTARKSNIFLSLPLNYNLDDVNVGISTGFGSSGRWIIEDTYC from the exons ATGTTAATTCAACTTAATTCCAAAATGGAAAAGATATTCAAACTTTATATTGTAATATCAATTTTCGGTCTATCAG ATATCCACTGCATGCGTACACCACGCTTTTTCACGACAAAGGACTAtggatacatgtacttgaacgAGTATGGAATTTCAACCAGTGGTTTAACATTCATCACTTTCCAGGTACAAGCATGTAGCGACGTCCATATAGCCTTAAAATCACATATGAAAGAACAACCAATCGAAATCGCTTTAGGTGGATTGAGAAATACACGATCTTGTATACGGCTCACTCCAAGAGGCAATTGCTTAGTAACAAACCTAGGATCGGTTTTGGATTGTAAAGGATACCGCTCTTTTACTGTGTATTGGGGAGACAGACAAATCCTTGTAGAGAAAGGAAATACCACGGCTGAGAAGTCCAGCATATTTCTCAGCCTTCCTTTGAATTATAATCTTGATGACGTGAACGTAGGGATATCTACTGGCTTTGGATCATCTGGAAGATGGATAATTGAAG ATATACACTGCATGCGTACAACACGTATTTCTACGACCAGAAAATATAGATACAGATATTTGGACGAGTATGGAATTTCATCCAGCGGTTCAAACTTTATCAGTTTCCAGGTGCAGGCATGTAGCGACGCCCATATAGCGTTAAAATCGCAAATGAAAGAACAACCAATCGAAACTGTCATAGGTGGGTGTAGAAATAAACGATCTTGTATACGGCTTACTCCACAAGGCAACTGCTTAGCAACGAATCGAGTAGCAGTTTTAAATTGTAAAGAATACCGCTCTTTTACTGTATATTGGGGAAACGGAAAAATCGTTGTAAGGAAAGGAAATACCACGGCCAGAAAATCCAACATATTTCTCAGCCTTCCTTTGAATTATAATCTTGATGATGTAAACGTAGGGATATCTACTGGATTTGGGTCTTCTGGAAGATGGATTATTGAAG ATACCTACTGTTAG